One genomic window of Mercenaria mercenaria strain notata chromosome 2, MADL_Memer_1, whole genome shotgun sequence includes the following:
- the LOC123564901 gene encoding uncharacterized protein LOC123564901 isoform X3, giving the protein MDCITFVTLIYQASLIYYSVFPLSPELRSGKCYACGVDVCEEGIQFCNTHERRCEYCTDHHQDCFTYAQQQNCTQYCQDQWRKTLLDNCTVCEAIECEECVISFFPDALVYKIMSSVLSVLLLVIVFVLILQVKQIRRILKSVILFFIPDQVEKLFKRNVTARQNAQPQNRRATDYEELAIQDTKTETIHDNNDKRDKITEEIEIQKLTKAKPTVNHNTDRKTFTGTYASKDALKQTEESESHDSLSFRQKPGTSNINPSRKTVGTGFESDKQLPDIVNGPRIASTIAKTSENNVDKIQSADEFQNENEEKTLKRQEETELLKQYNKSPETYDSEDLFGVSQPKQHLSVSPHGELSTMSSRGGYQEMLHSSNQSTDKGYATTVPYKIT; this is encoded by the exons ATGGATtgtattacatttgtaactttgATTTACCAAGCAAGCTTAATCTATTATTCAGTATTCCCACTAAGTCCGGAACTGAGATCTGGGAAGTGTTATGCTTGTGGCGTAGACGTTTGTGAAGAGGGCATACAGTTTTGTAACACTCATGAGAGAAGATGTGAATATTGTACAGATCACCATCAAGATTGTTTTACTTATGCCCAACAACAGAACTGCACTCAGTATTGCCAAG ATCAATGGAGGAAAACCCTGCTTGACAACTGCACTGTTTGCGAAGCTATAGAATGTGAAG AATGTGTTATTTCATTCTTTCCAGATGCACTAGTATACAAGATTATGTCCTCTGTCCTGTCTGTACTATTGCTGGTAATAGTCTTCGTCTTAATCCTACAAGTGAAGCAAATCCGGAGGATCCTAAAATCGGTCATCTTGTTTTTCATACCTGATCAAGTCGAAAAGTTATTCAAAAGAAATGTGACAGCGCGACAAAATGCTCAGCCACAGAACCGTCGAGCAACTGATTATGAGGAATTAGCCATACAAGATACAAAAACAGAAACTATCCATGATAACAATGACAAAAGAGATAAAATAACTGAAGAAATCGAAATTCAAAAACTCACAAAAGCAAAACCAACGGTAAACCACAATACAGATCGGAAAACTTTCACGGGAACTTATGCGTCTAAAGATGCCTTGAAACAGACCGAAGAAAGCGAAAGTCATGATAGTTTAAGCTTCCGACAAAAACCAGGAACGTCCAATATTAATCCGTCAAGAAAAACTGTTGGTACAGGTTTTGAAAGCGACAAACAATTGCCTGACATTGTCAACGGGCCACGAATAGCAAGTACTATTGCAAAGACGTctgaaaataatgttgataaaatacaatcAGCAGATGAATTCCAAAACGAAAACGAAGAGAAAACGTTAAAAAGGCAAGAAGAGACGGAACTTCTGAAACAATACAATAAATCGCCCGAGACTTATGACTCCGAAGACCTGTTTGGAGTGAGCCAGCCGAAACAACATTTGTCTGTATCACCTCACGGAGAACTTTCTACCATGTCCAGCCGGGGAGGGTATCAGGAAATGTTACATAGTTCTAATCAGTCTACTGATAAGGGCTATGCGACGACAGTTCCATATAAAATTACTTAA
- the LOC123564901 gene encoding uncharacterized protein LOC123564901 isoform X4, whose product MDCITFVTLIYQASLIYYSVFPLSPELRSGKCYACGVDVCEEGIQFCNTHERRCEYCTDHHQDCFTYAQQQNCTQYCQDQWRKTLLDNCTVCEAIECEDALVYKIMSSVLSVLLLVIVFVLILQVKQIRRILKSVILFFIPDQVEKLFKRNVTARQNAQPQNRRATDYEELAIQDTKTETIHDNNDKRDKITEEIEIQKLTKAKPTVNHNTDRKTFTGTYASKDALKQTEESESHDSLSFRQKPGTSNINPSRKTVGTGFESDKQLPDIVNGPRIASTIAKTSENNVDKIQSADEFQNENEEKTLKRQEETELLKQYNKSPETYDSEDLFGVSQPKQHLSVSPHGELSTMSSRGGYQEMLHSSNQSTDKGYATTVPYKIT is encoded by the exons ATGGATtgtattacatttgtaactttgATTTACCAAGCAAGCTTAATCTATTATTCAGTATTCCCACTAAGTCCGGAACTGAGATCTGGGAAGTGTTATGCTTGTGGCGTAGACGTTTGTGAAGAGGGCATACAGTTTTGTAACACTCATGAGAGAAGATGTGAATATTGTACAGATCACCATCAAGATTGTTTTACTTATGCCCAACAACAGAACTGCACTCAGTATTGCCAAG ATCAATGGAGGAAAACCCTGCTTGACAACTGCACTGTTTGCGAAGCTATAGAATGTGAAG ATGCACTAGTATACAAGATTATGTCCTCTGTCCTGTCTGTACTATTGCTGGTAATAGTCTTCGTCTTAATCCTACAAGTGAAGCAAATCCGGAGGATCCTAAAATCGGTCATCTTGTTTTTCATACCTGATCAAGTCGAAAAGTTATTCAAAAGAAATGTGACAGCGCGACAAAATGCTCAGCCACAGAACCGTCGAGCAACTGATTATGAGGAATTAGCCATACAAGATACAAAAACAGAAACTATCCATGATAACAATGACAAAAGAGATAAAATAACTGAAGAAATCGAAATTCAAAAACTCACAAAAGCAAAACCAACGGTAAACCACAATACAGATCGGAAAACTTTCACGGGAACTTATGCGTCTAAAGATGCCTTGAAACAGACCGAAGAAAGCGAAAGTCATGATAGTTTAAGCTTCCGACAAAAACCAGGAACGTCCAATATTAATCCGTCAAGAAAAACTGTTGGTACAGGTTTTGAAAGCGACAAACAATTGCCTGACATTGTCAACGGGCCACGAATAGCAAGTACTATTGCAAAGACGTctgaaaataatgttgataaaatacaatcAGCAGATGAATTCCAAAACGAAAACGAAGAGAAAACGTTAAAAAGGCAAGAAGAGACGGAACTTCTGAAACAATACAATAAATCGCCCGAGACTTATGACTCCGAAGACCTGTTTGGAGTGAGCCAGCCGAAACAACATTTGTCTGTATCACCTCACGGAGAACTTTCTACCATGTCCAGCCGGGGAGGGTATCAGGAAATGTTACATAGTTCTAATCAGTCTACTGATAAGGGCTATGCGACGACAGTTCCATATAAAATTACTTAA